In a single window of the Pseudochaenichthys georgianus chromosome 16, fPseGeo1.2, whole genome shotgun sequence genome:
- the LOC117460904 gene encoding LOW QUALITY PROTEIN: cytochrome P450 4B1-like (The sequence of the model RefSeq protein was modified relative to this genomic sequence to represent the inferred CDS: inserted 1 base in 1 codon) yields MESTEGFVKYQLGLPHMHHLITVLCVVGVVYKLTILLAQRRAAKQSMELFPGPPSHWLFGHLKEFKQDGSDLKKIVKWGQQYPYAFPMWFGPLVCFLNIHHPDYVKTILASTEPKDNMAYTFVKPWIGDGLLVSEGQKWFRHRRLLTPGFHYEVLKSYVNLMSDSVKTMLDKWESYAKXNESFELFNHVSLMTLDSIVKCAFSYNSNCQTESGTNEYIKAVYELSHLINLRFRTFPYHNDLIFYLSPHGFRLRKACKVAHSHTGEVIRKRKEALKEENELDRVQGKRNVDFLDILLLARDENKQGMSDEDIQAEVDTFMFEGHDTTASAMSFILYSLACHPEYQKMCRDEVLQALDGKDTMEWEDLSKIPYTTMFIKESLRLYPPVPRMSRITTKTITFFDGRTLPAGSHIATSVYSLHRNATVWENPEVFDPLRFLPENVSKRPPHAFVPFSAGQRNCIGQNFAMNELKVSTALTLQRYHLIEDPTQTPQIVPRLVLRSLNGLHIKIKPVDP; encoded by the exons ATGGAGTCAACTGAGGGTTTCGTGAAGTATCAGTTGGGCTTACCCCACATGCACCACTTGATCACGGTGCTCTGTGTTGTTGGcgttgtttataaattgacAATCTTGCTCGCCCAAAGAAGAGCTGCAAAGCAAAGTATGGAATTGTTTCCAGGACCACCATCGCACTGGCTCTTTGGACATCTAAAGGAG TTTAAACAGGATGGGTCGGACTTGAAAAAGATTGTGAAATGGGGACAGCAGTACCCTTATGCTTTCCCGATGTGGTTTGGTCCCCTTGTTTGTTTCCTCAACATTCACCATCCAGACTATGTGAAGACTATATTGGCATCTACAG AGCCAAAAGATAATATGGCATATACTTTTGTTAAGCCTTGGATTG GTGATGGCTTATTGGTGTCTGAAGGTCAGAAGTGGTTTCGCCACAGAAGGCTCTTGACCCCAGGTTTCCATTATGAAGTTTTGAAATCCTACGTAAATCTGATGTCAGACTCTGTTAAAACCATGCTG GACAAATGGGAGAGTTATGCAA CCAATGAGTCCTTTGAATTGTTTAACCACGTGAGCCTTATGACACTGGACAGCATCGTGAAGTGTGCGTTCAGCTACAACAGCAACTGTCAGACCGAGAG CGGAACAAATGAATACATCAAGGCAGTCTATGAGCTCAGTCATTTGATTAACCTGCGGTTCAGGACGTTTCCATACCACAATGACCTCATTTTCTACCTCAGCCCACATGGCTTCAGACTAAGAAAAGCATGCAAGGTGGCTCACAGTCACACAG GGGAAGTCATACGAAAGAGGAAAGAAGCACTCAAGGAGGAGAACGAGCTGGATCGCGTACAGGGAAAGAGAAACGTGGACTTTCTGGACATCCTTCTCTTAGCGAGA GATGAGAACAAACAGGGTATGTCAGATGAAGATATACAAGCAGAAGTGGACACCTTCATGTTTGAGGGCCATGACACTACAGCCAGTGCCATGTCCTTCATCCTCTACTCTCTGGCCTGCCACCCAGAGTACCAGAAGATGTGCCGGGATGAGGTCCTTCAAGCCCTGGATGGCAAGGACACCATGGAGTG GGAGGATCTCAGTAAAATTCCATACACTACAATGTTCATAAAAGAGTCCCTCCGCCTTTACCCTCCGGTACCACGAATGTCCAGAATCACCACCAAGACCATTACCTTTTTTGATGGAAGAACTTTGCCTGCAG GGAGTCATATTGCAACAAGTGTGTATTCGCTTCACAGGAATGCAACTGTTTGGGAAAACCCTGAA GTCTTTGACCCACTGCGTTTTCTCCCGGAGAATGTTTCCAAGAGGCCTCCTCACGCATTCGTGCCCTTCTCTGCTGGGCAAAG AAACTGCATTGGTCAGAACTTTGCCATGAACGAGCTGAAAGTGTCAACAGCGCTCACACTGCAGAGATACCATCTGATCGAGGACCCGACGCAAACACCACAGATAGTTCCTCGACTGGTGCTTCGTTCACTTAATGGCCTCCACATCAAAATAAAACCTGTAGACCCATGA